The Deltaproteobacteria bacterium genomic interval GTTTTCCCATATACTGATCTAATACAAAGACAACCAGGGCATTACTTTTCAAAGCTTTTAATATTTGAAATGGAGTTTTTTCTCCATGAGGCTCTATGTAGCTAACACCTTGAGCGCCTCTAATACGAAACCAAATGTCGTTAAATATTTTATTTTTAAAAAACTTTGTAATTAAAAATAATTTAAATTTTTGTAATTGAATGAGAGAAGCAGACAAATCTCCATTCCCCATATGCAAGCTCAAAACAAAAACACCTTTATCTAGACTTAATGCCTTTTGCATATTTTCGACGCCATGATAGACGACATTAGTTTCAATCCACTTTTGATCTATAAACGGAATAATAAAAAAATCAGCTAAACTTGCCATTAAATTATAGACACTTTGGCGTCCTATTTTCTCACGTTCTTTTAATGATAAATCGGGAAAGGCTATTTTCAAATTATCAAGAACAATTTTTTTTCTAAATTGAAAAAGATCAAACCAAAAAAATCCAAATAAACTGAATAATCCCCTTGAAACCTTTCTTGGCAAAAGAAAAACAAATCGACAAAACAAACTAAGACAAGTATCGAGAAACCACTTCATAAAGCTCTTTATCTTCTTTATTTAATTTTAAATCAAGTAATAGAATTCCTAACGGATATTCCCTAGGCCAAAACGATTTAATTTTTACATAATCCTTTTCCGTGGTCAGAAAATATTTGAAATTTAAAGGTTTCTCCAAAATTTTCTTAATATCTGATTCCCTGTACTGAAAATGATCAGGAAATAGTTTTACGATTATTTCTAGATCCTTATTCACGTCTTTTAATCCTTTGATCAAAGGGTCTGGATTTGCTAATCCACAAAATAAAACTACTTTTTTGGGTAATTCAAAAATTTGTTTTTTTTCATTATTTATGGTGTCCAGAAATTGATCCGTTAAAAATTGAATTTCAAATTGAGGCCCTTTATAATTTAACTTTTTTTTCATTTCAGCGAAAGCCAGGGGTGAAATCAAATTTGTTTTTGTCCAAAAAAGAATGTGAGCTTTTTCTGCTTCAGAAAAATCATCACGATAACGACCCCAAGGAAGCAATTTTGCCGGAAATTCCCATTGAGTCACATCAATAAGTAAAATATTGCAATTTTTAAAAAGAGGATGGTGCTGAAATCCATCATCAATAAATATATAATCTACCTTTTCATTTCTTGTTACTTCTTTAGCTGTCAAATATTTTTTAGGACCAATATAACCAATCGATTGGGTTTTTTGATTGATCAAATAGGGCTCATCTCCATAGTCTGCAGCACCCTTTAGTTGAGCATCAATCTTAGATATTTTTTTAATTTTACTTTTATAATTTTTGCTAACAACCGCAATTTTATACTTTTTTTTCTGGAACAAATTAACAAGATAAATCATCACCGGTGTTTTTCCAGACCCCCCAACAGTGAGGTTACCAATAGATAATACGGGAACAGATAAACGATTTACTTTAAATATTCCTAAAGAATACATTTTCTTATAAAAAGAATGCACCCCAGAATAAATTTGACTTAATAAAATAAGAATCCATTTCATAAATATTGATCTAACAGCTTCACAACTCTTAAAGTTGCTCCTTTATTTCCTAATTTTTCTTTTAATAATTTTAATTCCTGTTTCTGATAATTGAACAAATCCTTCTTAGAAATTAAATCAAAAACTAAATTTTCTAGGTTTTCAATACTCGCTTGATTTTGAAATCTTTCTGGACTGACTTCCTTTTCTAAAATTAAATTGGTGATACCAAAAAAACGTACCCCTTTTACTAAAAGCTTTGCAATGATTCCAGTCAACCATTTCATTCGGTACATGATAACCATTGGCTTTTCAAGAAGACCCACCATCAATGTCGCTGTTCCAGAAGCTGCTAAGATTAAATCTGTTAGTGAAATCATTTTAAAGGGATCGGTTTTCATTATTATAAATGGAATTTTAAAATCTTCTAAAAAAGGATATAAATCCGTTTTATCAAAACTGGGAGCACAAAGAATTAAAACTTTTAAATTGTCGACCCTCTGGGAAATCCGCCTAGCGACTTCTAATTGAATCTGGAAATGTCTTTGTAATTCTCCTTTGCGGGATCCTGGCATAAGACCCAAAACAATCTCATGAGGCTGAATCCCACACTTCAATCGTTCATTTTCAATACTTGGTCCATCTAAATATTCTGATCTGAGCTCATCTAAGATAGGATGTCCCACGAACTCAAACGGCACTTTATGTTTTTCATAAAACGGAATTTCAAATGGAAAAATAAGAAAAACTTTTTCGCAATAAGCTTTCATTTGAAAAACTCGATTTTTTCTCCAAGCCCAAATTTGAGGAGAAATATAATAGAATACGAAGACGTTCATTTTTTTTAATTCTTTGGCTAATCTTATATTGAATTCGGGGTAATCAAGCAATAATGCAAATCTGGGTTTTCTGGCCTTTACTTCTTCCAAAATTCTATTAAAAACCTTTTTAATATCGCTATAGTGTTCAATAATTTCTGCAGCACCTACCAGGGCCATTTCCTCGGCTTTACCTAATCGTTCAAAGCCAAGAGCTTCCATTTCGGAAGATCCAACACCAAAGGCTTGAAGGCGAGGATGGCTTTCCTTCCATATTTCTAAAATTCTTTGCGCATATAGATTAGAGGACGCCTCGGCAGAAATAATAAGAACATCTTTTCTTTCACTTTCCATAAATTGACTCAGTAATTTTGTGAGCCCATTCCATTGATTTTAACCCATCTAAAACCGTAATTTTTGGTTTTTCCAGACCCAAAACACAATTTATAAAATGATTTGTTTCTTCCTGAAGGGCATCCACTTTATTTACCTGTAGATGTTGATTTAAAACCAAATCATCTGGGCTTGTTGGTTTCTGATTCTTTACCTGAATTTCAATTTCTAAATTCGCAGTATTCGCATTTAAAATTTTATCAGCTCCATAAACTTTGATATTTCTATTTATTTTTGAACTCACTCGACTGACTGAAATGGTTGCTGTTTTCCCATTTTGCATTTTAAAACTTCCAGCAACTGAATCCAATTCTTTAGAAACTAAACTAGCACCGGAAACAAAATAATCCTTTACATCCGATTCTAATAAATAGAACAGTAAATCAATATCATGAATCATCAGATCATACACAACAGAGACATCAGAGCCCCTTGATTTAAACGTGCTCCATCGAGTTAGCTCGATATGATAGGTTTTCTCATTCATCTGGCTTTTAAGTTCTAAAATTGCCGGATTAAATCTTTCAATATGACCTAAAGTTAATAAGGTTTTTGTTTTTTGTTGAATTTCAAATAGTTTTTGTGCCTGTTCTAAAGTGGCCGTCATGGGTTTCTCAAGATTCGTTGGAATACCCGCACTCAAAAACAGAGAAGCCAATTCAAAGTGATAGGTCGTTGAAGCCGCAATCGTTACCAAATCGACCTTTCCAATTAATTCCTTTGGATCGGAATAAAAGGGAACACCCAACTCCTTCGATCTTTGTTTTGCCAAGTCCAAGTTGGAATCACAAACACCCACAAGTTCAGATTGAGAATTGTTCTTATATTTTTGAGCATGAAAATGACCAAGATACCCAACACCAACAACAGCAGCCCTTAATTTTTTCATTAATAAAATCCTTTTCCCTCAACAAGGCTTTTCATTTCTATTTCAGTTTATTTCAAAGCACTTCAGTTTATTCCATTTCATTTTCAACGGAAGAAGCTTTTCCTCGTGAAATGGCAATTCCTCGTTTAGAAGATCTAATGAATTGAACAAGATAACTTATGTTTTCAGAAGGAATACATTCCATGGAAATTTTACTTAATGCCTCTTCAACTGTGCCCGTACCCATTACCAAAATACGGATAGCCTTATGAACATTTTGAACTTCCTCTTTTGAAAAACCTTTCCTAGCTAATCCCACCTTATTAGTGGCCCTGATCAAGGCATAGGTTCCTTGCGCACGACTGAACGGAAGAATGTCCTTATTAACCACAGAGCTACCAGCTATAAAGGCATTCTTTCCAACTCTTGTAAATTGATTAAAAGCACAAATCCCACCAATCACAACATTGTCTTCAATAATACAATGCCCTCCCATGTGAGAATCATTTGCCACGATCACATTATTTCCGATTTTACAATCATGTCCCACATGGGTGTAGGCCATAAAGTAACAATTATTCCCAATCTCCGTTTTTCCATCACCCTTGCTCGTTGCTAAGTTGACAGTGGAAAATTCTCTAAAGGTATTATTATTCCCAATAATTAATCGTGTGGGTTCAGATTTGTAAGTCACATCTTGAGGTGGCCCCCCAATTACAGCCCCCGGCATGATATGATTATTTTCTCCAATATCCAAGATTCCATACCTTGAACCAACGGTGGCATGACCCTCGATAAATGTTCCCTTACCTATTTTAATTTTTCCCTGAAGCAAGCAATAGGGGCCAATTTCGACATCAGGGCCAATTTCAACCTCAGGAGAAATAACACTTGAAGGATGAATTTTCATATAACTAACTATTTTTCTTTTTCAAAAGCTTTAACAACTTCATCTGTCAGATCATGGGAACTATCTATATATAAAACCATGGCTGTATTTTCAATAACGGCAGAATAACCTTTTTCTTTAGAAATTTTTTCGATTGTTTTTCTCATTTTTTCCAAAATAGGCTGAGTTAATTCTTGCTCTTTCTTCTGAATCTCTGATTGATTTTTTCCAACCACCTGTTGAAATTTCATCATCTCTTCACGAAACTCTTCTTGTTTCTTTATTAAGACCTCTTCGGAAAGAACACTTTTTTTCTTTTCAATATCCTCTTGCATCTTTTTCAAATCAGCTTCTTTTTTTTGTAATTCTTTTTTCTTTTTTTCAAAATCAGACTCTAATTCCGTTTTTGCTTTTTTCCCAGCCGCTGTTGCTTGAATTGCTTTTTGCATATTTACAACACCTAGCTTGAACTCAGCAGAAAAAGAAACCGAAGCGATATACAACAAACCAACTAACAATTTAGAATTAAAAGTCATAATTTCTCCTAAAATTAATAATCTTCTTAAAAATTGAAAACACACTAGCGGAATAATAACGACATTCTAAATAAAAGTCGACTCTTAAAATGGAGCGCCAATAGAAAACTCAAAAACGACGGCCTCATGCCAATAAGTATCTCTATTTAAAGGGAAACCCCACTCAAATCTTAAGGGACCAATAGGAGAAAACCAGCGAATACCAAAACCAGTATCTGCGAAAAAGTTTCCTTCAGTTATCACATCATTCGCCTGACCTACATCGTAAAAAGTCACTCCATACATTTGGGCTTCTCGAATTAAAGGAAACATCAATTCACCTTGATATATCAATTGCTGAGAACCGCCATAAAATCTCTTAGCTTTTTCATCTAAATCGACAGTTTCACCCTTGTCTTGAAGCTCTTTTTTAGCTTTTTGAGAAACAACTTGCTTACCTACTCGAGGGTAACGGTAACCTCTTAAACTGTAGGGACCTCCAAGCAAATACAATTCATTAAAAGGAGGATTACGGGTCGGATCTGTGGACTCGATCCGAGCGTAACTAATGGAATTACGAAAAACAACATCCCAAAAAAGATTCTTAAAAAATTTAAAATCTGTATTGGCTTTATAATATCTTAAATTTCCACCAAAAGGCCCAGTTACCGAATAGCCAAGCCTTGCATGAATCCCCTTGGAGGGCTTAAACCGATCGTTTCGAGTATCATAATCTAAACTCAAACCCAACAAACCAGCATCCCCTTCTGCCGTGTTCAATGGGAATAAATCAAAATCAGTAACCACAACATCATTCACTTTAGCTGCAAACAATCTGGTAGCTGAATAAGTGTAACTCGCATTAAATCTCAAGTAATCCCCCAAGGGATGTCCAAGGAAAATAGACCCACCCGTTTTGGTTTCGTCATAATCAGCACGTCCAGAATTTTCACTCCTAAAAACACGAAACCCCAGGGACCAAATGGAGTCACGAAAGTAAGGCTCAGTGAAAGAAACATCATACATGGAATAATTCTTTGCCAAGTTCAAACTCACACCCAAGTTTTGGCCACGCCCCAAAAAGTTTGTCTGCTGTACACTACCCTGTAAAGTAAATCCCTGAGAGCTTCCATAGCCAGCACCTACTTGAATTTGCCCGGTGTTTCTTTCTTTGATCACGACATCAATATTCATGATATCTAGTTTGTCTGGCGGAGTCGACGTTTTAAAATTCACCTCATCAAAAAAACCTAATCTTTGAATGTTTTCAAGAGACTGTCGTCGACGAGTCTCATTGTACAATTCCCCTTCGAGAATTTTCATTTCTCTTCTGAGAACTTTATCCCTGGTTTTAGAATTACCAACAATTTGAATGCGTCCGAAATAGACCTTGTTTCCCTTATCAAATTCAAAAACCAAATCAACTTTTCTTTCTTTTTCTTTCACTTTCCACTGTGGATTCACATTCGCAAAGGCATAGCCAAGATCTCCATATTTAGCTTGCAAATCGACCAGATCCTTTTGAAGAACATCGTAGGCAAAAATTTTATTTTCATCCAACTTGATTGTTTCTAACAGTTCATCTCTGGAAAATAAAACATCCCCAGAAAAATCAATCTCACCCACTTCAAATTGCTCACCTTCTTCAATATGAATAGTGATATAGATCCCTTTTTTATCAGGAGTAACGGTGACCTGAGGACGATCAATTTTGGCCTGAATATATCCCTGATTAAAGTAAATAAATCGTATACCTTGTATCCAACGTTCAAACATATCTTGCTTAAACTGGCCAGAACCAGATAACCCAGTGAAAAAACCTTCTTCTGAAATAAGTTGATCAATGATCAAAGCAGAGTCAGAGAGCTTCTTGTTTCCTAAAAAAGTAATTTTCTTTACCTTGACACGGTCGTTTTGTTTAAGGTTTATTTTTAACTTTACTGTCTCATTTTTGACAAGGTCTTCAGTTTTAATATCAATTTTTGCAAGAAAGAACCCTTTATCTTCGAAATATTTTTGAATCTTTTCCTGGCCTTCTTTAAGTTTGGCCATATTTAAGATCTCGAATTCCTTCACCCCTAGAGCTTCTTGAAGTTCTTCCTTTTTAACATCTTCTGATATACCCTCCCAGCTGATTTCAGCAATGGAAGGCTTTTCAAAAACTTTATATTTTAAAACAAAACCATCTGCAATTTCTGTTTTGTTAACTTCAACATTGAAGAAAAAACCTGATTTAAATAATTGGGTCACATCTTCTCTTAAGTTTTCCCTTAATTCTTCTTTTGAGTAGGATTGACCCACTTTAAGCTTAATTCGGTTGAGAATAGCATCCTTTTCAATTTTTCGTTGCCCCTCAATTTGAATGTCTCTTAAAAAAGATTTCTGAGTAAGTAATGGGACCTCTTCTTTATTCTTAATTTTAGATTGAGATATTTTTTTTGCAAGAGTCTTTGGCGTTGTTTTCTCTTTAGAAAAAGATGCAGAAAAGCCAAATATAAATCCAAGAACTATTATTACTTTTAATCTTTGATAACCACATAGCATGATTGAAAGAATATTATCTTTTACAAGATGACTCACAACTAAAAAAGCAGTGTGTTAGGGCCCTTAATTCCAGTTTCCATCTTTCAAATGCATCACTCTAGGAAATTTTTGTGCAAAGTGGAGATCATGTGTGACAACCACTAAAGTAATTTTTAATTGCTCTCTGATAAGAAAAAATAATTCTTGAATCTTTCGACTATTGATGGAGTCTAGATTTCCCGTTGGTTCGTCGGCAAAAATAATTTTGGGATGGCGGATAAGCGCCCTAGCAATGGCAGCCCTTTGCAATTCACCACCAGACAATTGATTTGGATAATGGTCCATGCGATCCCCCAATCCAAGCATATTTAAAATCTCTTTGGCATAGTTTGCAGCTTTTATCATATTTTGATTTGCAATACGACAAGGCAATAGAACATTTTCAATAGCTGTCAATTCCCTTAGCAAATGATGGAACTGAAAAACAAAACCCATAGTTTGATTTCGGAACAAAGAAACCTCTTCATCTGATAAATCAAAAAGATTTTTTTCCTGATAAATAAGCTCTCCGCTATTGGGCTTGTCCAAAGTTCCCAATATTTGCAGCAAAGTTGATTTTCCCGAACCACTACTTCCTACGATCCCTATGGCATCCCCAACTTTGATATCTAAATTAACTCCTTTTAAAATCTCTAATTCGCTGGAACCTTGTTGATAACTTTTATAGATATTTTCTGCTGACAATAAATTACTACCCATACCTTAAACCCTCGACGACTGTTAACCTTGAGCTTCTATACGCTGGCGCTAAGGTTGCTAAATAGCAAATGATTAAAGTCGCAATGCCAATAGCACTCAGGTCCAACCATCTTATTTCAATAACAATATTATCAATTTTATAAACAGAGCCAGGAATTAAATCAAAAATCCTTTGCCCCCACATAAACAACTGACACAAGATTAAACCGAGCACATTACCTAATACAAAACCAAAGGTGCCAAGAAACAACCCTTGCAATGTAAAAATATGCAACACTTGCTTTTGCGAAACGCCTAAAGTTTTGAGAATAGCAATGTCATTATTTCTTTGAATAACACCCACATAAAGCGTCGAAGAAATATTAAAAGCTGCGACAATAACGATAATTAAAACAACAAGAAAAATAACAACCCTTTCAATTACCACGGCATCAAAAAGATTTTCATTCACGTCTTTCCAGTCTCGAATCCAAAACTCAGGCCCTAATTTTTTTGCTAAATGAAAAGCAGTTTCTCTGGCTCTGTCCAAGTCATAGGTCTTAATTAATAATCCCGTATAACGGTTGCCCACTAATGCCACCTTTTGCGCTTCCTGGATATCAACAATGATGGATCGTTCATTCCATTCATGTTTCCCTAAATCTAAAATGGCTGAAATTCTAAATTCACCCATTTGCCTCTTAAAAACCCCTGGATTAAAATTATCCGTTATTGGAACAACAATTTTAAAGACATCACCAACCTTAAAATTCATTCTTTTCGCAATGCCTTTACCTATGAAAGCACCAGGAAAACCATTTTTTTCAGAAAGAGAATTCTCGCCGTTAATAATTCTAGATTTTATATTTAAGACCTCATTATATTTATCTTTATCGACCCCTTGAACTAAGACGCCAGAAATTTGTCCCTGATTTGCTAACACCGCTTCTAAATATAAAAACCTTGTAGTGACTTTTATTTGCGGTTCTAGACTCATTAAACTTGCTTCAAATTCTTGCCAATTTGGATTTGACTTAGGTCGTTCTATAACCTGAATATCCCCAGTTACATCTGACATGGTTTTTTTCAAGGTGGACTCAAAACCACTCATCACGGCCATTGAAACAAAAAGACAGGCAACACCCAGAATAAGACCCAATAAACTTAAAGGAGTTGAACCTCCAAAAAGTGCTTTTTTTGTGAATAGTAATTTCCAAGCAATATAAAATATATTTTTATTAAACATTTGAATTCTGCATTGTGGATTTTAAATAGGCCATAATAAATTCTTCAAGGTCTCCATCCATAACATCCTGAACTTGGCTTGTTTCATGGTCCGTACGATGATCTTTGACGAGCTGATAAGGATGCATCACATAGGATCTTATTTGCGAACCCCACTCGACGGCTTTCTTCTGGGAATTCATTTCATCTTTCTCTTTATTCCTTTTTTCTAATTCTTTCTCGTACAGTTGAGCCTTTAACATTTTTAATGCTTTTTCGCGATTTTGAATTTGTGATCTTTGCGTTTGACATTGAACAATGATTCCGGAAGGCAAGTGATACATTCTGACTGCAGAATCTGTTCTATTAACGTGCTGCCCACCAGCCCCACTGGATCGAAATGTTTCAACTTTTAAATCATCCGGCTTAACTTCAATTTCTATACTGTCGTCTACTTCCGCCCATGCAAAAACAGATGCGAAAGAAGTATGCCTTCTTGCATTGCTATCAAAAGGTGAAATTCGAACCAAGCGATGAACTCCACTTTCTGCTTTTAAATACCCATAAGCATAGGGACCCTCAATAAGAATCGTGCAGGATTTAACACCCGCCTCATCTCCATCATTACGATCGATAAGTTCATACCGGTAGCCTTTTTTATCACAAAATTTCATATACATTCTGAGCAACATTTCCGCCCAATCACAGGACTCAGTGCCACCAGCTCCTGAGTTTATTGACAAATAGGTGTTATTTGGATCTAACTCTCCATTTAGAACCCTTTTTAATTCTAAAGATTTTCCAAGCTCTTCGATTATTTTTAATTCCTGTTTAACTTCTTTAAAAGTGCCCTCATCTTGTTCTTCGACGGCCATTTCTAAGAGAACTTTGGCATCTTCGAGCCTTTTGTAAAAAGAGTCCCACTCTTCAATGGATTTAATTAAAAAGGATTTCTCTTTATTAAGTTTTTGCATTTCCAGAGGCTTTTCCCAAATAGCAGGATTTTCTGAGGACATAACGACCTCTTCCAAACGCTTTTTCTTCGCGTCCAGGTCAAAGATACCCCCTGATCTCTTTTGATAAAACATCCAAACTACTCATTTTTCGATTCACATCACTCAGCTCTGCGACTAAAGACATGGCATTAAGTCCTTTTCTTTTTGTCTGATTTGGGTTTGGATTTGGGTTTGGGTTTGGGTTTGAATTTGGATTTGGACTTGGCTATGGGTTTGGCTTTCGTTTTGGAATGAGTTTTAGAATTCAGCTTTTCATTTGCTTTTGCTTTTTCCTTCGGTTTTACTTTAGGCGCCCCTTTTGCCTCAACATTCACATTATCCCTGTCGCTTTTTTTATTTGTTTTCTCGATTGTTTTTATATTCTTTTTTGGACTCCTTATGATTTCAAAAACATCATCTTGAATTCCCATCATTAAAGTTTCGTTTTCTTTACTCTTTTCATGATCATAACCAAGTAAATGTAAAACTCCATGTAGGAGCGTGTAACCGAACTCATCTTCACGACTGAGTCCATGTTCAGCAGCCTGTCTTGTAATAACCTGAGGACATAGAACCAATTCACCAAGTGAATCTGGATCTTCAGAATCAAAACTTAAAATATCTGTCGGATAATCTTTACAACGGTAATTCCAATTTAGCTTTTTGGCATCATTTTCATTTAAAAAAACCAAACCTACTTCTTTGCCTTTTTTATCAATAGAAAGAACATTTTTCTTTAAAAGTTCGATCGTTATGTCTTTGACCCACTTTAATAAGGCTTCTTCAGGCAACTCCATTCCTGAATCATTAATAATCATAGGTTTCATTTTATTCCTTTCACTGAGGCCTTCCTCATTCTTAGAGGTTGACTGAAACGTCTTAAGAGCTTTCAAACAACCTCTTATCCTGAAAAAGAATAATGTAAAAAGGGAAATAGTTAAAGTAGTTTATTCAAACTAAATTTAATTCGCTGAACTTATATACCCAAGCCCTCCCCCTGAACTTCGGGGGTAGTCAATTCGTTGATGGTAAATCCCTAAAAGGATTTTAACAAAAGCTTGTTCTACTTTGGATAAATCTTTAAGCGTCAGATTACACTGGTCAAGCTGACCATCGGTAAATTTTCGCTGCACGATATTCCTGACTATATTTTGTAACCTCGCTGGGGTCGGCTCATCTAATGACCTAGCGGCCGCCTCAATACTGTCCGCCAACATCACCAAAGCAGATTCGCGAAATTGCGGCTTTGGACCTGGGTACCTAAACTCATCCTCTGAAATAACAGAATCTGCATCTTGTTTAAGCTCAAGCGCTTTATTATAAAAAAACGAAATCAATGTCGTTCCATGATGTTGGACAATGCCATCAATAATCGGCTTACCGAGCTTGTGTTTCATTCCCAACTCTACACCATCCTTAATATGAGCAACAAGTAAGGTTTTGCTCATGAATGGAGAGATCTGATCATGAGGATTAATTCCAGGTTTTTGATTTTCAATAAAGTACTTTGCATGCTCCATTTTTCCAATATCGTGATAATAGCTCATGACTTTTGCAAGCAATGGATTCGCCCCAATATCCTCGGAT includes:
- a CDS encoding ABC transporter permease, translated to MFNKNIFYIAWKLLFTKKALFGGSTPLSLLGLILGVACLFVSMAVMSGFESTLKKTMSDVTGDIQVIERPKSNPNWQEFEASLMSLEPQIKVTTRFLYLEAVLANQGQISGVLVQGVDKDKYNEVLNIKSRIINGENSLSEKNGFPGAFIGKGIAKRMNFKVGDVFKIVVPITDNFNPGVFKRQMGEFRISAILDLGKHEWNERSIIVDIQEAQKVALVGNRYTGLLIKTYDLDRARETAFHLAKKLGPEFWIRDWKDVNENLFDAVVIERVVIFLVVLIIVIVAAFNISSTLYVGVIQRNNDIAILKTLGVSQKQVLHIFTLQGLFLGTFGFVLGNVLGLILCQLFMWGQRIFDLIPGSVYKIDNIVIEIRWLDLSAIGIATLIICYLATLAPAYRSSRLTVVEGLRYG
- the lpxB gene encoding lipid-A-disaccharide synthase, producing the protein MESERKDVLIISAEASSNLYAQRILEIWKESHPRLQAFGVGSSEMEALGFERLGKAEEMALVGAAEIIEHYSDIKKVFNRILEEVKARKPRFALLLDYPEFNIRLAKELKKMNVFVFYYISPQIWAWRKNRVFQMKAYCEKVFLIFPFEIPFYEKHKVPFEFVGHPILDELRSEYLDGPSIENERLKCGIQPHEIVLGLMPGSRKGELQRHFQIQLEVARRISQRVDNLKVLILCAPSFDKTDLYPFLEDFKIPFIIMKTDPFKMISLTDLILAASGTATLMVGLLEKPMVIMYRMKWLTGIIAKLLVKGVRFFGITNLILEKEVSPERFQNQASIENLENLVFDLISKKDLFNYQKQELKLLKEKLGNKGATLRVVKLLDQYL
- a CDS encoding OmpH family outer membrane protein; the encoded protein is MTFNSKLLVGLLYIASVSFSAEFKLGVVNMQKAIQATAAGKKAKTELESDFEKKKKELQKKEADLKKMQEDIEKKKSVLSEEVLIKKQEEFREEMMKFQQVVGKNQSEIQKKEQELTQPILEKMRKTIEKISKEKGYSAVIENTAMVLYIDSSHDLTDEVVKAFEKEK
- the lpxK gene encoding tetraacyldisaccharide 4'-kinase yields the protein MKWILILLSQIYSGVHSFYKKMYSLGIFKVNRLSVPVLSIGNLTVGGSGKTPVMIYLVNLFQKKKYKIAVVSKNYKSKIKKISKIDAQLKGAADYGDEPYLINQKTQSIGYIGPKKYLTAKEVTRNEKVDYIFIDDGFQHHPLFKNCNILLIDVTQWEFPAKLLPWGRYRDDFSEAEKAHILFWTKTNLISPLAFAEMKKKLNYKGPQFEIQFLTDQFLDTINNEKKQIFELPKKVVLFCGLANPDPLIKGLKDVNKDLEIIVKLFPDHFQYRESDIKKILEKPLNFKYFLTTEKDYVKIKSFWPREYPLGILLLDLKLNKEDKELYEVVSRYLS
- a CDS encoding Gfo/Idh/MocA family oxidoreductase: MKKLRAAVVGVGYLGHFHAQKYKNNSQSELVGVCDSNLDLAKQRSKELGVPFYSDPKELIGKVDLVTIAASTTYHFELASLFLSAGIPTNLEKPMTATLEQAQKLFEIQQKTKTLLTLGHIERFNPAILELKSQMNEKTYHIELTRWSTFKSRGSDVSVVYDLMIHDIDLLFYLLESDVKDYFVSGASLVSKELDSVAGSFKMQNGKTATISVSRVSSKINRNIKVYGADKILNANTANLEIEIQVKNQKPTSPDDLVLNQHLQVNKVDALQEETNHFINCVLGLEKPKITVLDGLKSMEWAHKITESIYGK
- the bamA gene encoding outer membrane protein assembly factor BamA, yielding MLCGYQRLKVIIVLGFIFGFSASFSKEKTTPKTLAKKISQSKIKNKEEVPLLTQKSFLRDIQIEGQRKIEKDAILNRIKLKVGQSYSKEELRENLREDVTQLFKSGFFFNVEVNKTEIADGFVLKYKVFEKPSIAEISWEGISEDVKKEELQEALGVKEFEILNMAKLKEGQEKIQKYFEDKGFFLAKIDIKTEDLVKNETVKLKINLKQNDRVKVKKITFLGNKKLSDSALIIDQLISEEGFFTGLSGSGQFKQDMFERWIQGIRFIYFNQGYIQAKIDRPQVTVTPDKKGIYITIHIEEGEQFEVGEIDFSGDVLFSRDELLETIKLDENKIFAYDVLQKDLVDLQAKYGDLGYAFANVNPQWKVKEKERKVDLVFEFDKGNKVYFGRIQIVGNSKTRDKVLRREMKILEGELYNETRRRQSLENIQRLGFFDEVNFKTSTPPDKLDIMNIDVVIKERNTGQIQVGAGYGSSQGFTLQGSVQQTNFLGRGQNLGVSLNLAKNYSMYDVSFTEPYFRDSIWSLGFRVFRSENSGRADYDETKTGGSIFLGHPLGDYLRFNASYTYSATRLFAAKVNDVVVTDFDLFPLNTAEGDAGLLGLSLDYDTRNDRFKPSKGIHARLGYSVTGPFGGNLRYYKANTDFKFFKNLFWDVVFRNSISYARIESTDPTRNPPFNELYLLGGPYSLRGYRYPRVGKQVVSQKAKKELQDKGETVDLDEKAKRFYGGSQQLIYQGELMFPLIREAQMYGVTFYDVGQANDVITEGNFFADTGFGIRWFSPIGPLRFEWGFPLNRDTYWHEAVVFEFSIGAPF
- a CDS encoding lipid A biosynthesis lauroyl acyltransferase, which translates into the protein MKWFLDTCLSLFCRFVFLLPRKVSRGLFSLFGFFWFDLFQFRKKIVLDNLKIAFPDLSLKEREKIGRQSVYNLMASLADFFIIPFIDQKWIETNVVYHGVENMQKALSLDKGVFVLSLHMGNGDLSASLIQLQKFKLFLITKFFKNKIFNDIWFRIRGAQGVSYIEPHGEKTPFQILKALKSNALVVFVLDQYMGKPFGLETSFFGRKTGTAKGLALFYLKTKSPIIPVYCYEGQDDKYHVVYEPQLELNHLITEDKDKTLLDLTQKFCHVTESFIRKHPDQWMWIHRRWKNFND
- the lpxA gene encoding acyl-ACP--UDP-N-acetylglucosamine O-acyltransferase, with protein sequence MKIHPSSVISPEVEIGPDVEIGPYCLLQGKIKIGKGTFIEGHATVGSRYGILDIGENNHIMPGAVIGGPPQDVTYKSEPTRLIIGNNNTFREFSTVNLATSKGDGKTEIGNNCYFMAYTHVGHDCKIGNNVIVANDSHMGGHCIIEDNVVIGGICAFNQFTRVGKNAFIAGSSVVNKDILPFSRAQGTYALIRATNKVGLARKGFSKEEVQNVHKAIRILVMGTGTVEEALSKISMECIPSENISYLVQFIRSSKRGIAISRGKASSVENEME
- a CDS encoding ABC transporter ATP-binding protein produces the protein MGSNLLSAENIYKSYQQGSSELEILKGVNLDIKVGDAIGIVGSSGSGKSTLLQILGTLDKPNSGELIYQEKNLFDLSDEEVSLFRNQTMGFVFQFHHLLRELTAIENVLLPCRIANQNMIKAANYAKEILNMLGLGDRMDHYPNQLSGGELQRAAIARALIRHPKIIFADEPTGNLDSINSRKIQELFFLIREQLKITLVVVTHDLHFAQKFPRVMHLKDGNWN